A section of the Serratia liquefaciens ATCC 27592 genome encodes:
- the puuE gene encoding allantoinase PuuE, translating to MSDFAFNKDYPRDLIGYAGRPPHARWPGQARIAVQFVLNYEEGAENNVLHGDAGSEQFLSDIIGAASYPERHMSMDSLYEYGSRAGFWRIHDEFQRRGLPLTVFGVAMALARNPQVVEAIKNAGYDVVSHGWRWIHYQQMDEVTERQHMQQAMTVLRDLFGQAPLGWYTGRDSPNTRRLVVEHGGLQYDSDYYGDDLPFWTEVQCANGETKPHLIVPYTLEANDMRFASPQGFNTGEQFFTYLKDSFDVLYAEGEESPKMLSIGMHCRLLGRPGKFRALQRFLDYIEQYDRVWVCRRQDIADHWLAQHPFKK from the coding sequence ATGAGTGATTTCGCGTTCAATAAAGATTATCCCCGTGATTTGATCGGCTACGCCGGTCGTCCGCCGCATGCTCGTTGGCCTGGTCAGGCGCGCATCGCGGTGCAGTTTGTCCTCAATTATGAGGAAGGGGCTGAAAACAACGTGCTGCATGGCGACGCCGGCTCCGAACAGTTTCTTTCCGATATCATCGGCGCGGCCAGCTATCCAGAACGGCATATGTCGATGGATTCCCTTTACGAATATGGTTCACGCGCCGGGTTCTGGCGCATCCACGATGAGTTTCAGCGTCGCGGCCTGCCCTTGACGGTGTTTGGCGTGGCGATGGCGCTGGCGCGTAACCCGCAGGTGGTCGAAGCGATTAAAAACGCCGGTTACGATGTGGTCAGCCACGGCTGGCGCTGGATCCACTATCAGCAGATGGATGAAGTGACCGAACGGCAGCACATGCAGCAGGCGATGACGGTATTGCGGGATCTGTTCGGCCAGGCACCGCTCGGTTGGTATACCGGGCGGGACAGTCCCAATACCCGTCGTTTGGTGGTAGAGCACGGTGGCTTGCAATACGACAGCGACTATTACGGAGACGATTTACCGTTCTGGACCGAGGTGCAGTGCGCCAATGGTGAAACAAAGCCGCACCTGATCGTACCCTATACCCTCGAGGCCAACGATATGCGCTTTGCCTCGCCACAGGGGTTTAACACCGGCGAGCAGTTCTTTACCTATCTGAAAGACAGCTTCGACGTGCTGTATGCCGAAGGCGAGGAGTCGCCGAAGATGCTGTCGATCGGCATGCACTGCCGTTTATTGGGCCGTCCGGGCAAGTTTCGCGCGCTGCAGCGATTCCTGGACTATATCGAGCAATACGATCGGGTTTGGGTATGTCGACGCCAGGATATTGCTGACCACTGGCTGGCACAGCATCCTTTTAAGAAGTAA